The window TTATTTTCAGTCAGCGTTATCATCCATAACATACTCGTTTCATGTTCATAAACAAACACATCTCTAAACAGCAAGAAGTACAAATCTGGAAGACGTAAATCATCTTCTGAAGTTGCTGGCAGTTTTTCAAACTCGCGTGTCAGATCATAGCTCAAATAGCCGATCGCTCCACCCGTAAAGTCTGGAAGTCCTTCTACTCGCTCCACATCAAAATCTTTGAACCAGTTCTGAAACTGTTCATAAATCGGTCCTTTTAAAACAGTTGAGCCTTCGTCTGTTTTGATTGTTAAAACATCTTGTTTTCCAGTGACTTCAGCAAACGGAGAAAGTCCGATGATGCTATACTTTCCTGTTCTCCCACTCTCCAGCAAAACGTGGCGAGGTTCAGTTGCCGCTAATGATTTATATTTGTAAAACCACTCTTCTTTAGATAGAGGTATACATGAATGCATGACATGCCATTTTTTGTTCATCCCCATACGGTCACTCTCCCAAAAATCTTCTGCTTACATTGTACATGAGGTGTTTCACTTTGGCACACCTTTCTCCCAATTTCCTGCATTTACATGGGTATAATCTCCACTTCGAAAGTCTTTAGGAATGATGACCTTGTGCAGTAAGGAAAAAATGAGAATTGTTTTAGAAAAAGCTCTGTAAGAGAGTAAAACCAACTAATGGAGCAATGTTGAGGACTTAAACACCAAATTTCTTAGCCCTATACCCCAAACATAATAAAAAAGCCCCCCAAAAAAGGGAGGCTCATTTAAGGAATTAGTCTTCAAATTGGTATAGCGGCGTACTTAAGTAACGTTCCCCGTTACTTGGGATGATGGCTAATACCTTTTTGCCTTTACCAAGCTTCTTAGCGACTTTTAACGCTGCCGATATAGCTGCACCTGAAGAGATACCGCCTAAAAGCCCTTCTTCACGCGCAGCTTTTCTCGCCCATTCGAAGGCTTCATCGTTTGAGATAGTTAACACTTCATCGTAGATGTCTGTTTTTAGAATATCCGGCACAAAACCTGCACCAATTCCTTGAATCTTGTGCGGTCCTGGTTTTCCGCCAGACAACACAGGAGAATCCGTCGGTTCAACCGCATAGATTTTGATGTCTGGGTATTTCTCTTTTAGAACCTGACCTGCACCTGTGATTGTTCCACCTGTACCGATCCCAGAAACGAACGCATCGAGCCCATCCGGGAATTGCGAAACGATCTCCTGACCTGTCGTGTTTCGATGAATGGCAGGGTTCGCTTCATTCTTAAACTGCTGTGGCATGAAGTATCCTTTTTCTTTTGCTAATTCTTCCGCTTTTCTAATCGCTCCGCCCATTCCCTCTGGTCCGGGTGTTAGTACAAGGTCTGCACCATAAGCTCTCAGTAGATTTCTTCTTTCTAAACTCATCGTTTCAGGCATGACAAGAACTGTTTTGTATCCTTTTGCTGCAGCAACCATCGCTAAACCAATTCCGGTGTTACCGCTAGTAGGTTCAACAATTGTATCTTCTGGTTTTAATTTTCCGCTTTTCTCTGCATCTTCAATCATAGCTAATGCAATACGGTCTTTTACGCTGCTTCCTGGGTTCATAAACTCTAACTTCAAATAAACATCTGCCATATCCTCTGATGTGATGCGATTCAATTTCACTACAGGTGTTTGACCGATCAAATCTGTAATTGACTGTGCCACTCTTGCCATTTGCCATCACTCCTAAAACCGAGTATTTTTATTGGATTAATTGTAGCAACCCTGGAAATACTCTGTCAATTTTATTGCATACGTAGATCATCTATTACCATGGTACGCAGATATTTTTATTTCATGTATAAAACAAAACCCGGAGAAAAGTCCGGGTTTACGCTTTTGCTTGATCCAGCAAGGTTTGAAGTTCTTCTTTTGTAAAGATATAAGTAGCGTTACAGAATTGACAGTTCGTTTCTGCTTGTCCATCTTCTTCTATAATATCTGAGATCTCTTGTTCACCGAGGCTTACGATCGCTTGTCCAAAGCGCTCATGTGAGCATGTACACTGAAAATGCACAGGAGATTTCTCAAGAATCTGGACTTGGTCTTCGCCTAAAAGCTCAAACAAAATTTCTTCAGGTGTCATCCCTTTTTCAATCAGTCGAGAAATCGGAGGAATCGCGTTGATTCTTTCTTCAAGTAAATCAACGATTGTATCCGAAGCATTCGGCATTACTTGTACGATAAATCCGCCTGAGGCTTTGATCGAATTGTCCGGATTCACAAGTACACCAACACCTACGGCAGATGGGACTTGTTCAGAAGAAGCAAAGTAATACGTGAAGTCTTCTCCTAGTTCACCTGAAACCATCGGTACTTGTCCTGTAAACTTTTCGCGCATTCCGATATCTTTTAGAACAGATAGGTATCCGTCTTTTCCTACCGCTCTTGCTACATCCAGTTTGCCTTTGCTGTTCAATTCAAAATGAGTATGAGGGTTCGTTACGTAACCACGTGTCTCACCTTTTGTATTACTATCTACGATGATTACTCCGATTGGGCCGCCGCCTTCAATCTTCACCGTTATACTGTTGTTTTCACCTTTTAACATCATACCCATCATGGTCGATGCCGTCATCGCTCTTCCTAGCGCAGCCGAAGCTGTCGGCCATGTGTCATGTCTTCTCTGTCCTTCACTTACCATCTCAGTAGAAGAGATCGCATAAGCGCGGATCTGCCCATCACAAGCAAGGGCCTTTATTAGATAATCATTCATTAAAATTCATCCTTTAATCATTCTTATTTTTATCGTATATCAACAATAGACCTTTTAATGTTAAAAATGGATCAACATGATCGATCACGTTGCTTTCCGCAGCAATTAAGTTCGCAAGTCCGCCGGTCGCAATTACTTTTGGTTCAACCTGAGACTGTTCTTTCATCCTTTTTACAATACCCTCTACTTGTCCTACATATCCATAGAGAATACCCGCCTGCATGGCATTAACCGTATTCTTCCCAATCACACCCTCAGGCTTAGCGATCTCAATACGCGGCAACTTTGCCGCTTTCGTATAAAGAGCCTCTGTCGAGATGTTGATACCAGGCGCGATCGCTCCACCCATATACTGTTTGTTTTCATTGATATAACAATACGTAGTGGCTGTCCCAAAATCAACGATGATCAATGGTGCATCATATTCATGGATAGCAGCAACTGCGTTAACAATTCGGTCTGCTCCCACTTCTCTTGGGTTT of the Bacillus sp. E(2018) genome contains:
- a CDS encoding type III pantothenate kinase, coding for MIFVFDVGNTNIVLGLYENDELKHHWRIHTSREKTEDEYGMLILDLFRHVNIHKEQIEGIIISSVVPPIMFALERMCVKYFNQRPIVVGPGIKTGLNIKYENPREVGADRIVNAVAAIHEYDAPLIIVDFGTATTYCYINENKQYMGGAIAPGINISTEALYTKAAKLPRIEIAKPEGVIGKNTVNAMQAGILYGYVGQVEGIVKRMKEQSQVEPKVIATGGLANLIAAESNVIDHVDPFLTLKGLLLIYDKNKND
- the cysK gene encoding cysteine synthase A, which encodes MARVAQSITDLIGQTPVVKLNRITSEDMADVYLKLEFMNPGSSVKDRIALAMIEDAEKSGKLKPEDTIVEPTSGNTGIGLAMVAAAKGYKTVLVMPETMSLERRNLLRAYGADLVLTPGPEGMGGAIRKAEELAKEKGYFMPQQFKNEANPAIHRNTTGQEIVSQFPDGLDAFVSGIGTGGTITGAGQVLKEKYPDIKIYAVEPTDSPVLSGGKPGPHKIQGIGAGFVPDILKTDIYDEVLTISNDEAFEWARKAAREEGLLGGISSGAAISAALKVAKKLGKGKKVLAIIPSNGERYLSTPLYQFED
- the hslO gene encoding Hsp33 family molecular chaperone HslO, with the protein product MNDYLIKALACDGQIRAYAISSTEMVSEGQRRHDTWPTASAALGRAMTASTMMGMMLKGENNSITVKIEGGGPIGVIIVDSNTKGETRGYVTNPHTHFELNSKGKLDVARAVGKDGYLSVLKDIGMREKFTGQVPMVSGELGEDFTYYFASSEQVPSAVGVGVLVNPDNSIKASGGFIVQVMPNASDTIVDLLEERINAIPPISRLIEKGMTPEEILFELLGEDQVQILEKSPVHFQCTCSHERFGQAIVSLGEQEISDIIEEDGQAETNCQFCNATYIFTKEELQTLLDQAKA